One segment of Macrotis lagotis isolate mMagLag1 chromosome 1, bilby.v1.9.chrom.fasta, whole genome shotgun sequence DNA contains the following:
- the LOC141514156 gene encoding sorting nexin-19-like isoform X1, which translates to MDSDRVEARKSLPESFLKQLCAIPEIANSEEVQEFLALNTDAQIAFVKKPFMVSRVDKMVVSAIVDTIKTAFPRSEPQRPTEDLSEAETDGKPQTEGKKSKSRLRFPSSKIAPVLNVAESHEKVSYCLPKSNMESDILSISGMESFLEKQSKFLEIQTEEALGKDSEQTPSECTDNGSESPSDSAASPPESNSDQESETALADTALDLLLLMMMEQWRWLCTENMQKALHLLFGTLIQRWLEVHVANLTCPQRWVQYLRLLQESIWPGGTLPLLPKPLRTQKQKEATEEQALQSLMGVLPDLVVGILGASKCRLSWGLVLESLQQPIINRHLIYCLWDIILEVLDLNVSAEESTTTTPAPDTPSNSRRMGISP; encoded by the coding sequence ATGGACAGTGACAGGGTAGAAGCCCGAAAGAGTCTTCCAGAGTCATTCCTGAAGCAACTATGTGCCATCCCTGAGATTGCCAACAGTGAAGAAGTACAAGAGTTTCTGGCTCTCAATACAGATGCTCAAATAGCCTTTGTCAAGAAACCTTTCATGGTCTCAAGAGTAGACAAGATGGTAGTGAGTGCCATAGTGGATACCATAAAGACTGCATTTCCTCGCTCGGAACCCCAGAGACCTACAGAAGATCTGAGTGAAGCAGAGACAGATGGCAAGCCTCAGACAGAGGGCAAGAAGAGTAAGTCTAGACTAAGGTTCCCATCTAGCAAAATTGCTCCAGTATTAAATGTGGCTGAATCACATGAGAAGGTCTCATATTGCCTCCCAAAAAGTAATATGGAGTCAGACATCTTGTCAATCTCTGGGATGGAGTCATTCCTTGAAAAACAGAGCAAGTTCCTAGAAATACAGACAGAAGAAGCCTTGGGAAAAGATTCTGAGCAGACCCCCAGTGAATGTACAGATAATGGCAGTGAGAGCCCCTCAGATAGTGCTGCTTCACCTCCAGAGAGCAACAGTGACCAAGAGTCAGAGACGGCATTAGCTGATACAGCCCTGGACCTCCTCCTCCTGATGATGATGGAACAGTGGAGATGGCTATGTACTGAGAACATGCAGAAAGCCCTTCATCTTCTCTTTGGGACCCTAATACAGAGGTGGCTAGAGGTACATGTAGCAAATCTGACATGCCCCCAGCGCTGGGTCCAGTATCTCCGGCTCCTGCAGGAGTCCATCTGGCCTGGAGGCACTCTTCCCCTGCTGCCGAAACCATTGAGAACACAGAAACAGAAGGAGGCTACTGAGGAGCAAGCTCTGCAAAGCTTGATGGGAGTCCTGCCAGACTTGGTAGTGGGAATCCTTGGAGCAAGCAAGTGCCGTCTGAGCTGGGGTTTGGTCCTGGAGTCTCTACAGCAGCCCATCATCAACAGGCACTTGATTTATTGCCTCTGGGATATCATCTTGGAGGTCCTGGATCTCAATGTCTCTGCTGAAGAATCCACCACAACCACCCCTGCTCCAGACACACCAAGTAATTCCAGGAGGATGGGCATCTCCCCTTGA
- the LOC141514156 gene encoding sorting nexin-19-like isoform X2 has product MDSDRVEARKSLPESFLKQLCAIPEIANSEEVQEFLALNTDAQIAFVKKPFMVSRVDKMVVSAIVDTIKTAFPRSEPQRPTEDLSEAETDGKPQTEGKKSKSRLRFPSSKIAPVLNVAESHEKVSYCLPKSNMESDILSISGMESFLEKQSKFLEIQTEEALGKDSEQTPSECTDNGSESPSDSAASPPESNSDQESETALADTALDLLLLMMMEQWRWLCTENMQKALHLLFGTLIQRLGSGNPWSKQVPSELGFGPGVSTAAHHQQALDLLPLGYHLGGPGSQCLC; this is encoded by the exons ATGGACAGTGACAGGGTAGAAGCCCGAAAGAGTCTTCCAGAGTCATTCCTGAAGCAACTATGTGCCATCCCTGAGATTGCCAACAGTGAAGAAGTACAAGAGTTTCTGGCTCTCAATACAGATGCTCAAATAGCCTTTGTCAAGAAACCTTTCATGGTCTCAAGAGTAGACAAGATGGTAGTGAGTGCCATAGTGGATACCATAAAGACTGCATTTCCTCGCTCGGAACCCCAGAGACCTACAGAAGATCTGAGTGAAGCAGAGACAGATGGCAAGCCTCAGACAGAGGGCAAGAAGAGTAAGTCTAGACTAAGGTTCCCATCTAGCAAAATTGCTCCAGTATTAAATGTGGCTGAATCACATGAGAAGGTCTCATATTGCCTCCCAAAAAGTAATATGGAGTCAGACATCTTGTCAATCTCTGGGATGGAGTCATTCCTTGAAAAACAGAGCAAGTTCCTAGAAATACAGACAGAAGAAGCCTTGGGAAAAGATTCTGAGCAGACCCCCAGTGAATGTACAGATAATGGCAGTGAGAGCCCCTCAGATAGTGCTGCTTCACCTCCAGAGAGCAACAGTGACCAAGAGTCAGAGACGGCATTAGCTGATACAGCCCTGGACCTCCTCCTCCTGATGATGATGGAACAGTGGAGATGGCTATGTACTGAGAACATGCAGAAAGCCCTTCATCTTCTCTTTGGGACCCTAATACAGAG ACTTGGTAGTGGGAATCCTTGGAGCAAGCAAGTGCCGTCTGAGCTGGGGTTTGGTCCTGGAGTCTCTACAGCAGCCCATCATCAACAGGCACTTGATTTATTGCCTCTGGGATATCATCTTGGAGGTCCTGGATCTCAATGTCTCTGCTGA